A region of Veillonellales bacterium DNA encodes the following proteins:
- a CDS encoding helix-turn-helix transcriptional regulator, whose translation MFLSGLHSFGLSFRKQEMFSLLAKGRSGPYISEALNISTNTVKTHIRNIYGKLAVRNRQELLSLLQSNIE comes from the coding sequence TTGTTCTTATCTGGCCTACACAGCTTTGGCCTAAGCTTCCGCAAGCAGGAGATGTTCTCACTGCTTGCCAAGGGCCGCAGCGGTCCGTACATCAGCGAAGCGCTGAACATTTCCACCAACACGGTTAAAACTCATATTAGAAATATTTATGGTAAATTAGCGGTACGCAACCGTCAGGAATTGCTCTCCTTATTACAGAGCAATATCGAGTAA
- a CDS encoding chromate transporter, which translates to MKRLLFFIIIFKAVVLSTGGFGPLPMLHEDFIGQGWATEKNFTEALAIGQIAPGPNGLWVVSLGKFTGGSCGAILAALALIIPPFLVLITRHFYQKWRRYPATNGILAGIVLVVSSFSIIVLGDIFFKSSPDIFLLLVCLLSAILAASRKLSANVILVASSFAGILFYGF; encoded by the coding sequence ATGAAACGGTTATTATTCTTCATTATCATATTCAAGGCGGTTGTTTTGTCAACCGGTGGTTTTGGACCGCTGCCTATGTTACATGAGGACTTTATTGGACAGGGATGGGCTACGGAAAAAAATTTTACAGAGGCTCTAGCCATTGGTCAGATTGCGCCCGGACCGAATGGCCTTTGGGTTGTAAGCCTTGGGAAGTTTACCGGTGGGTCTTGTGGAGCTATATTGGCGGCTTTGGCACTTATAATACCACCTTTTTTGGTGCTTATAACGCGGCACTTTTATCAAAAATGGCGGCGGTATCCGGCAACAAATGGAATACTAGCAGGTATAGTTCTAGTTGTATCAAGTTTTAGTATAATTGTATTGGGAGATATTTTTTTTAAGAGTTCTCCCGATATATTCTTACTACTCGTTTGTCTACTGAGTGCTATTTTAGCAGCTTCACGCAAATTGTCGGCTAATGTCATACTTGTAGCTTCAAGTTTTGCCGGTATACTATTTTATGGTTTCTGA
- a CDS encoding methyl-accepting chemotaxis protein: protein MNFFKNSKLSLKIGAEADTSMKRKMKSLWSIRNRLIVTFVAISFIPLIVVGFFIDRNIRIGAEADFNTATTREVNQVDNAISVFFDGMKKNAKMVADSPGIRRKDGKITTYMDKTGGADSMVPMKPLEAGGYEADLYNAFEQVVKSHPEVSTISLGTSDGGYLQYPAIPRKAGYDSRTRDWYRDTIKQPDKLLLTDPFLTSKGVPTIGIFTTVRDQDDIIKGVLGFNIDLPVITEMIKNIKIGETGYVILLDSHDIVIADPKNPAMNFKNIKEMQIEAFSNINSFVGSSVEVTMNGVKYLGNVVVSPTTGWKYLCLVEENEAFSGSNKLRQVMLLAMLITILIVLVIAFLESNRIAKPLVTMVSVCEELSAGDFRDKPRKLFRKDEIGQLADALANMRGSLRTVLKQVNESAEQVAASSEELTASAEQSAQAVTQVAGAINDVAQGAEKQLNAADETSTVVEQMSDGIQQVGASTNQVADNSLQAARTAREGDESVEKAVNQMAHIEQTVNNSAQVVAKLGERSKEIGQIVDAISGIAGQTNLLALNAAIEAARAGEQGRGFAVVAEEVRKLAEQSQDAAKQIATLIGEIQDDTDKAVVAMDEGTREVKVGTEVVTTAGRAFKEIATMITQVSEQVKEISAAIQQMSSGSQQIVMSVKEIDRHSKTAAGHAQTVSAATEEQSASMEEIASSSQILAKLAQDLQTAVSKFQV from the coding sequence TTGAATTTTTTTAAGAACAGTAAATTAAGTTTGAAAATAGGTGCTGAGGCGGATACCAGCATGAAAAGGAAGATGAAAAGCTTATGGAGTATACGGAATCGACTGATTGTTACATTTGTGGCAATTAGTTTTATTCCTTTGATAGTAGTGGGCTTTTTTATAGATCGCAACATACGTATTGGTGCTGAAGCAGATTTCAATACAGCGACTACGCGTGAAGTAAATCAAGTTGATAATGCTATTTCTGTTTTCTTTGACGGAATGAAGAAAAACGCTAAAATGGTGGCTGATAGTCCTGGTATTCGGCGGAAAGATGGAAAGATTACCACATATATGGACAAGACCGGCGGAGCAGATAGCATGGTGCCAATGAAGCCTTTAGAAGCAGGTGGGTATGAAGCTGATCTTTATAACGCTTTCGAGCAGGTTGTGAAGTCGCATCCGGAAGTATCAACAATTTCTTTGGGAACTTCGGACGGAGGATATCTTCAATATCCAGCCATACCCCGAAAAGCTGGCTACGATTCTCGAACCAGAGATTGGTATAGGGATACAATCAAGCAACCAGACAAATTATTGTTAACTGATCCTTTTTTAACCTCTAAAGGAGTTCCTACCATCGGGATTTTTACAACTGTTCGCGATCAAGACGATATTATTAAAGGCGTTTTGGGCTTTAATATTGATTTGCCTGTAATTACAGAAATGATAAAAAATATCAAGATAGGGGAAACAGGATATGTAATTCTACTTGATTCCCATGATATAGTAATTGCCGATCCGAAGAACCCAGCTATGAATTTCAAAAATATTAAGGAAATGCAGATTGAGGCTTTTAGTAATATCAATAGCTTTGTTGGCTCATCGGTTGAAGTGACAATGAATGGAGTGAAGTATCTTGGTAATGTAGTGGTATCGCCAACTACGGGGTGGAAATATCTTTGCTTGGTCGAAGAGAATGAGGCGTTTTCAGGGTCGAATAAACTACGACAAGTGATGCTGCTTGCTATGCTCATTACTATCCTCATTGTGTTAGTTATTGCGTTCTTAGAGTCAAATCGAATTGCAAAACCTTTGGTTACAATGGTATCAGTTTGTGAAGAGTTATCCGCTGGGGATTTTCGTGATAAACCTCGCAAGTTGTTTAGAAAAGATGAAATTGGCCAATTAGCCGATGCATTAGCAAACATGCGGGGTAGCCTTCGTACAGTTTTGAAACAGGTTAATGAATCGGCTGAACAGGTAGCAGCTTCTTCGGAAGAATTGACCGCTAGCGCAGAACAGTCAGCGCAGGCTGTAACTCAAGTAGCGGGAGCAATTAATGATGTGGCACAAGGCGCAGAAAAGCAATTGAATGCAGCAGACGAAACATCTACTGTGGTAGAGCAGATGTCAGATGGCATTCAACAAGTGGGCGCTAGTACCAACCAAGTAGCCGATAATTCACTTCAAGCGGCTAGAACAGCAAGAGAAGGCGATGAGTCTGTAGAGAAGGCTGTCAACCAAATGGCTCATATTGAACAGACTGTCAACAATTCCGCACAAGTCGTTGCTAAATTGGGCGAGAGATCTAAAGAAATCGGGCAGATTGTCGATGCTATATCTGGAATTGCTGGCCAGACAAACCTACTAGCACTCAATGCTGCCATTGAGGCCGCAAGAGCAGGCGAACAAGGAAGAGGGTTCGCAGTCGTAGCGGAAGAAGTTCGTAAGCTGGCCGAACAATCACAGGATGCAGCAAAACAAATCGCCACCCTGATTGGTGAGATTCAGGATGACACAGATAAAGCCGTTGTTGCTATGGACGAAGGTACTCGTGAAGTTAAGGTTGGGACAGAGGTTGTTACTACTGCAGGTCGTGCATTTAAGGAAATTGCGACAATGATAACGCAAGTATCTGAACAAGTGAAGGAGATTTCTGCAGCTATTCAGCAAATGTCCAGTGGCAGTCAGCAGATTGTAATGTCGGTTAAGGAAATTGACAGGCACAGTAAGACGGCGGCTGGTCATGCGCAGACTGTTTCAGCAGCTACAGAAGAACAATCGGCATCTATGGAGGAAATCGCATCTTCGAGCCAAATTCTTGCCAAACTGGCCCAGGATCTTCAGACAGCTGTCAGTAAGTTTCAAGTCTAA
- a CDS encoding alpha/beta hydrolase — protein sequence MGIYIKVEPNVKIYVEDLNPDGRKTILFLHGWPASHDMFEYQFDQLPKLGYRCIGIDQRGFGNSDRPWTGYDYDTIADDIRCVIEALNLQNITLGGHSTGGAIAVRYMARHNGYGVSKLALFAAAAPSLIQRPYFPYGQTRESVIKFIQDTYSNRPEMLRGFGDMFFFQHVTQAFSDWFFQMGLQAAGWSTAAVAKSWLDEEKLFENLGQIHVPTLILHGIHDKICLFPLAIAQNEGIKNSKLVPFKYSGHGLFYDEREQFNKELTEFIEE from the coding sequence GTGGGAATCTATATTAAAGTAGAACCAAATGTAAAAATTTATGTAGAAGACCTTAACCCAGATGGCCGTAAAACAATTTTATTTCTCCACGGTTGGCCCGCAAGCCATGATATGTTTGAATATCAGTTTGATCAACTGCCTAAGCTAGGATATCGCTGTATAGGAATTGACCAGAGAGGATTCGGAAATTCCGATAGGCCATGGACAGGATACGATTACGATACCATAGCGGATGATATTCGCTGTGTAATTGAAGCCCTTAATTTACAGAATATTACCCTCGGGGGACACTCAACGGGAGGCGCAATTGCCGTTCGCTACATGGCACGCCACAATGGATATGGGGTATCCAAACTTGCCCTTTTTGCCGCTGCAGCTCCTAGTCTCATTCAACGTCCATATTTCCCCTATGGCCAGACAAGAGAATCTGTAATCAAATTCATTCAAGACACGTATAGTAACCGTCCAGAAATGCTACGGGGATTTGGAGATATGTTCTTCTTCCAGCATGTAACCCAGGCTTTTTCTGATTGGTTTTTCCAAATGGGACTGCAAGCAGCCGGTTGGTCCACCGCGGCAGTTGCAAAATCTTGGTTAGACGAAGAAAAATTATTTGAGAATCTTGGACAAATCCACGTGCCTACTTTAATTCTCCATGGTATTCACGACAAAATCTGCTTATTTCCGTTAGCTATTGCTCAAAATGAAGGAATTAAAAACTCCAAGCTTGTGCCATTCAAATACAGCGGTCATGGATTATTCTATGACGAACGCGAGCAATTCAACAAGGAATTAACCGAATTTATCGAGGAATAA
- a CDS encoding DUF2971 domain-containing protein: MKRLYRYRKFNEFTKDELNKSYIYLSSPLRLNDPFDCRLDAEVDLPFNKATEEISSLFDEMLDDEDDFIRELGGKIISDIQGSTEEIIALKKNYYFIMTLRKTFDQDGIVCFTDSADNSLMWFHYADGGKGICIEYAFPEDSGILNSLAAVVYTDIYPNLRMPCFSDNLDKALNFDKGESIISKEWSDFVNQMVLTKSKEWAYENEWRLILPGYANKKLFLEENYQASIYVGSEMNYKNMSSLLNILRKKKIPPKVFRVDRKEKEFGFYFSKIEYL, translated from the coding sequence ATGAAACGGCTATACAGATATAGAAAATTTAATGAATTCACAAAAGATGAGTTGAATAAAAGTTATATCTATTTAAGTTCTCCATTGAGATTAAACGATCCGTTCGACTGTCGTCTGGATGCAGAAGTAGATCTTCCTTTTAATAAAGCAACTGAAGAAATTAGTTCACTATTTGATGAAATGCTTGACGATGAAGATGATTTTATACGCGAATTAGGGGGTAAAATCATTTCGGACATTCAGGGAAGCACAGAGGAAATAATTGCGTTAAAGAAAAATTATTATTTCATTATGACACTCCGTAAGACATTTGATCAAGATGGAATAGTATGCTTTACAGACAGTGCGGATAATAGTTTAATGTGGTTTCATTATGCAGATGGAGGAAAGGGAATCTGTATAGAATATGCATTTCCAGAAGATAGTGGCATTTTGAATTCCTTAGCAGCTGTAGTATATACAGATATATATCCGAATTTGAGGATGCCCTGTTTTTCAGATAATTTAGATAAAGCATTGAATTTTGATAAGGGTGAAAGTATCATTTCAAAAGAATGGAGCGATTTTGTTAATCAAATGGTGCTAACAAAGTCTAAAGAATGGGCATACGAAAACGAGTGGAGACTTATATTGCCGGGTTATGCCAACAAGAAATTGTTTCTTGAAGAAAATTATCAGGCTTCAATTTATGTAGGAAGTGAAATGAATTATAAAAATATGTCGTCTCTTTTAAATATTCTCAGGAAGAAAAAAATACCACCCAAAGTTTTTCGTGTTGATCGAAAAGAAAAAGAATTTGGATTCTATTTTTCTAAAATAGAGTATTTATGA
- a CDS encoding chromate transporter gives MSFFQLFSHWFYIGAISFGGGAVVQFMIQERFIYRLRLLTEDEYTEIVGVGQITPGINILAYTILIGQRLAGWRGSLISVLGLVLPSAAITIALSSIYLLFSDVPAVQHALRTAFAAIFGISLITNWRNMKPILKKGKQVGGMSFILLLLVIIVTAFLYRFAGVSVVYLYGIGAAIGAIAYIRMGKRKA, from the coding sequence ATATCATTTTTTCAATTATTTAGCCACTGGTTTTACATCGGGGCAATATCTTTTGGAGGTGGTGCAGTCGTTCAATTTATGATTCAGGAGCGATTTATATATAGGCTGCGTTTATTAACAGAAGATGAATATACTGAAATTGTTGGAGTTGGGCAAATTACGCCTGGAATTAATATTTTGGCGTATACAATTCTCATTGGGCAGCGTTTAGCAGGATGGCGTGGTAGTCTCATTTCGGTTTTAGGTCTTGTATTACCGAGTGCGGCAATTACAATAGCACTATCGTCAATTTATCTTTTATTTAGCGATGTTCCAGCTGTTCAACATGCCTTACGTACCGCTTTTGCGGCTATTTTTGGCATATCGCTTATTACAAATTGGCGGAATATGAAGCCCATATTAAAAAAAGGGAAGCAAGTAGGTGGAATGTCTTTTATACTTTTATTGCTGGTTATTATTGTTACGGCATTTTTGTACCGTTTTGCAGGCGTTAGTGTAGTGTATCTATATGGAATAGGTGCGGCCATTGGTGCGATTGCTTATATACGCATGGGAAAGAGAAAGGCGTGA
- a CDS encoding YkvA family protein, which translates to MSKDYSDKFSENGFWDLARKQKDKIPFIRDAIAMYFCWADEETPIWVKSAIIAALGYFVFPFDAVTDFIPILGWLDDAGVITTALSVVRLHVKKCHWEEADKFLGVKDDDFS; encoded by the coding sequence ATGAGTAAAGATTATTCAGATAAATTTTCTGAAAATGGATTTTGGGATTTAGCTAGAAAGCAAAAGGATAAAATTCCATTTATAAGAGATGCCATTGCAATGTATTTTTGTTGGGCTGATGAAGAAACACCTATATGGGTTAAATCGGCTATAATTGCGGCCTTAGGTTATTTCGTTTTTCCTTTTGATGCAGTTACAGATTTTATTCCAATACTTGGGTGGCTTGATGATGCAGGTGTAATAACTACGGCGTTAAGTGTAGTCCGACTACATGTTAAAAAGTGCCATTGGGAAGAAGCAGATAAATTTTTAGGAGTCAAAGATGATGATTTTAGCTAA